The following DNA comes from Allorhodopirellula heiligendammensis.
CTCGGTACTGGACTTGTCTGGGGTGGTAACCATTTGAGTCTCCAATTGTTTGAGTTGAGGTAAAGTGGTGCCGCGTGCTGCACCAAGACTGCTCTCGGTGTCTTCTGCACCAAGGACGCCGGAGCGATCCGGTTTGTGACAAACGCCAGAAATTCTTTCCGAATGCGTTGCCCAACACAAAAATTCTGCTTCCGCAGTCACAAATCCATTGCCGCGAGCGTCCTTGCTAGGGAGACATTCGGCAATTCGCCGCTCATCGCTACTTGGACCGCAAGAAAGAAGAAAATGAACTGGTTAAAAGCACTTTTCGCGATCACAATTCCCCTGGCAATCGGCGTTGCGACTGCAGATAATCCTCACGAAGACGGCGAGAGGGTACGAGTCCTTTCAGTACAAGACATCCAGGAAAGGGTTGAAGGAAAGCAGTCAAAAGCGACAATGGTGGAGGTGACGATTGGACCGGGTGAGAGCGGTCTGGCGCATCGTCACCCGGGACCGGGATTCGTCTATGTACTTGAAGGCGAATACGAACTGGGGATCGATGACAAGCCAACCAAGTTGTACCAGGCGGGCGAGACTTTTTATGAACCCACGGGATGCTTGCACCGTGTGTCGAGAAATCCGTCAGCAACCGGACAGACGCGTCTGATTGCGGTGGTACTGCATCCACACAATATCGATGAGATCGCGGTTCCGGTCGAAAAGCATGAGTAGGTAATCCGGGCAACTTCAGGAAACTGAAGCGGCGTTTTGGGAGAGGTCAATGGCTATTTCGTTTGTAGATGAGACTGGTAGTGGCACGCTTGATGACGCCGAAGAACTGCGTCCGCGAATGATGTCGGTCGCCTATCGGATGCTGGGCAGCGTCGTCGACGCCGAGGACGCGGTACAAGATGCGTTCCTGCGATTGCATACCGCCCACGACGTCAGGTCGCCAGAGGGATTTCTGATCCGCACGACCACCCGACGCTGCATCGACAAATTGCGTGCTGAACGCCGTCGTGAATCGTACATCGGACCTTGGGTTCCCGAACCCATAGACAGCTCTGCGGCTACGAATGACGCAAATTTGCAAGAGTCTCTGAGCCTGGGATTTCTCATTATGCTCGAGCGTCTATCGCCGATGGAGCGCGCAGCGTTTGTGCTGCGGTCGGTCTTTGATTATGAATACCCCGAGATCGCCAAGATTCTGGAGAAATCCGAGACCCATGTCCGAAAAATCGTCAGCCGCGCCAAAGAACATTTGACAGAAGGTGCGCCGCGTTTTCGCCCGCCGCGCGAGAAAGCATTCGAGCTGGCAGAACAGTTCGTTGCCGCCTGTCGGGCCGGCGACGCCAAGCTCGTCGAACAATTCTTGACGGCAGATGTCGAAGTCCATTCCGATGGCGGCGGCAAGGTGACGGCGGCGCGTGTGGTGATTCGGGGCCGCAACCGCATTGCTCGTTTCCTCGCGAAAGTCTTTCACCTCAAGCGTCGCGACTACGATATGCACTCAGCCGTCGTGAACGGAGAGCCCGGCGTCGTGTTTACCCTAGGTGGCAATGTGGTGCATGTCGCTTCGGTGCGCGTCGAGGATGGCGTCAGGGGCGTGTACATGTGCTTAAATCCAGAAAAGCTCACACGCTGGTCCATCGCAAAACTCGAGTAGCAATCGTTCACCGCACGCCTTGGGTGGGCCGCTCCAGTTTGGGCTAGAACTCTGCGCTGCCCCCCATCAAATGGAAACTCGTGTCGATTTGAGAGACGTTTGGCCGCCTCGTTCGGTCTGCCAATTCGCCGAACAATGCGATGGCGGCACGGCTTCTTCGAAAGTTCTTATTCGTCACGCTCACGAATATCTTAGAACCACGGATGGATCCAACGGGCTGTGGATTAAACGGGTTGGGGGTCGTTCAATTGACCCTCCGCTCCATTTCCCTCCTTCTCCTTCTCCTTCTCGACTGGAAAAACTAAAAACTGATCCGGCGTCGGCCGCGAATGGCACGTAGTTTTC
Coding sequences within:
- a CDS encoding cupin domain-containing protein, with protein sequence MNWLKALFAITIPLAIGVATADNPHEDGERVRVLSVQDIQERVEGKQSKATMVEVTIGPGESGLAHRHPGPGFVYVLEGEYELGIDDKPTKLYQAGETFYEPTGCLHRVSRNPSATGQTRLIAVVLHPHNIDEIAVPVEKHE
- the sigJ gene encoding RNA polymerase sigma factor SigJ, whose protein sequence is MAISFVDETGSGTLDDAEELRPRMMSVAYRMLGSVVDAEDAVQDAFLRLHTAHDVRSPEGFLIRTTTRRCIDKLRAERRRESYIGPWVPEPIDSSAATNDANLQESLSLGFLIMLERLSPMERAAFVLRSVFDYEYPEIAKILEKSETHVRKIVSRAKEHLTEGAPRFRPPREKAFELAEQFVAACRAGDAKLVEQFLTADVEVHSDGGGKVTAARVVIRGRNRIARFLAKVFHLKRRDYDMHSAVVNGEPGVVFTLGGNVVHVASVRVEDGVRGVYMCLNPEKLTRWSIAKLE